The following DNA comes from Miscanthus floridulus cultivar M001 chromosome 5, ASM1932011v1, whole genome shotgun sequence.
TGTAGCGAAACATAAACAAACAACCACGGACTGCCCAATGAAATCGAGGGAAGGTTCACGACACGCTGCTCCCCACCACTAACCGCACTCGATCGGGCGCCATGCTGCAGCTTCAGCCGCCCCGGTTCCTGCCCATCCCCCGCCGGCGCGTCACCGGCCGCTGGCGTCGCGCCTGCCCCGTCATCGCCTTCAACTCCCAGTGGAAGATCCCCGACGTCGACACAGGTGAACACCCTCCCCgttagctagtcctcgagcccaGCCCCAGCCCAAACCCCACCTTGAGGTGCCGGGCCGGATGTTTCTGGTTTCCCTCGCTGATCCCCGCGGCCACCGCGTGGTTCCTGTCCCTCGCAGATGCGGTGCGGGAGCGGGTGCGGTCGTGGATGTCCCTGGCGCGGGGCGCGGTCGCCGACGCGGCGCACGCGGCGCGGGAGAGGGGGAGGCACAAGGAGGAGCGCGACGGTGGGAAGAAGAAGCAGCGGAAGGAGGTGGTCGTGGAGGAGCAGGCGCTCGTTGCGGTGCCGGAGGTCACCGTGGAGACTCAGGTGCCCCAGGGTTGGCTCTCGCTGGACGCCGTCGTCTCCATCGAGCAGTTCGCCAGGTATGGTCAACCAGTATGTGCTTGCGAATGTATGCATTGGTGTGTCTCCTGTGCTGATTCTACTACCGAATTAGCGAGGTTCATTGGGAAATGACTAGAGCTAGCCCTATCAGACTGAGGTTAATTATCTATTTAGTGTGGTTTTCTGTAAGTTTCAAATTGCTGGGTCCTTGAAGTCAATGTGGTATGAGCCGTAGCAGCGGGCTACTTTGGTGTTAAATCAAGTGGTAGACTGTGAGCGTCTTGGTGTCTAGTGAACAAGAATTAGCAGTATTAGGTAGCTCTGCTTGTTAGCACTCTTCGTTCTAGAGATACTTTATATAGATGAAACTGGGCCACGTTGTTTCCAGTTGGCGCTCCTATAATTTTATCACATTTTATTTTGCATTTACAGCGCCATTTGGGTATTGAGTAATTTATTAACTCGGCATGTTTAAGAGAGcaaacaataacaacaacaacacatcAGAGCCTTTTAGTCACAAGCAGGTTGGTGTAGGCTAGAGTTCAAAACTAACATGAGCCAAGCAACTCAGCATGTTTAAGAGATCATATGTGCAAGTTAGGTTTTTTGAATAGTCCACAGCTAAAGTGTCTTTCCCTTGGTTTGATCCATCCATGCATATAATTTTCTGGTAGGTTGAATGGGTTGACAGGGAGACAGGTGCAGAGGATATTTGAAACACTTGCTCCGAAGCATCTGCACAATGACGCTCGAAGCCTGGTTGAGTATAGCTGCTTCCGGTACTTGGCAAGAGATAATTCTGACTTCCATCCGAACTTGAAGGTAAAATTGGTTGATGATTCCGTAATCATGCTCCATGTTTCCACTGATGAGTTTGCGAATAAAGTCACTTTAGGCTTGGCTGTGACAGATTATAATCATGCTCCATGTTTTCTCTGCTGAGTTTGAATTCTACTAGTCTAGTTACACTTAACTTTTGTATATGTGCTTCTACGTTAACTGTGACCATGCTTCTTGCTGTTTTGAATTGTCTACAGGAGCTTGCCTTTCAAAAGCTTATCTTTGTGACTATGCTTGCTTGGGAAGATCCATATAATGAAGATGACGGTCCACTTTCTTCGCTAGACAACTATTCTGTATTGGTGATGACTTATTCCTCTATGTTCTCTCTTTACTGGAGTTGCAAAAAATGGATTCTGAGTTAGATATTCTAAAATGTTAGGGAAGgcttgttggagaagatgccttTGTCCGAATTGCTCCTGCTGTTGCAGGTGTTGCTGATGTTTCAACAGCTCATTATCTCTTTAGGGCTCTTGTTGGTGCAGAAAAGGGACTTTCATTTGATCTGTGGACAACATATCTCGCTGAACTTTTGAAGTAAGGTTGCCTCAACATATTAATATGAAAAGTTCGAGCTTTTATATATCATGATAGGAGATTTATTTCATTTTAGGTAGGCTCATAATCATGCAATTTATTTCTTCACATCCATCATTAACTTCTCCTGTAACTTAGGCAAGAGGAAATCTTGTTATGCAGAGATTAGTATATGTTGATGCTTATGACTAACTTTGTCATGATGTCATCACATCAGCATATTATGCTTCTTTAATGTTTCACAAGATAAGATTATGGTACAAGTTTTTATACAGCTCTGCAACCTGACATGATTGCAATATGAGTTAGTCTCTTATCTATATTCACGTTGAACTTTTGTGCTGAATAAGTGAATATTGGAGTTCGTTTCATTAATAACCGAGTGCATTCGAATAGGGTTCATCATGGCAGGCAGACACATCAAATGGGAGATAATTTTTTGTATGATGAGAAAGTCTTATGCATAGGCTCTAGTAAAAAAAGACCTGTTCTAAAATGGGAGGAAAATACTGCATGGCCAGGAAGCCTTACCTTGACAGACAAGGCGCTGTATTTTGAGGTAGGTCTTTGGGCCTGAAATGTCTACATGTTTGGACTGATGCTCCGTACTAGCATTTCTTTGATCACATAGTTTTCTACCCGTTCCCTGCTTGGCAAGATGCAATTTTGAGAATTTGTGAGCATGAGAGGACTCAACCTCAACTTCTTTATATTTCTATTGATACTGGCAGGCCATTGGACTGTCAGGTACCAAGAAACCAATGAGGCTTGACCTTACAAATCAGAATTCAAGGGTTGAAAAGACGAAAGTTGGACCATTTGGATCCAAACTATTTGACTCTGCTGTCTCAGTTTCTTCTGGTTCAGTGTAAGTAACCCATTGATCATTCACTACTACTGGAATGCCAATTTTCCATGCGCATGTAGTTTGATGGTCTAATTCTAGGGCTCCAGCCCGTGCCTAGTGATCGCTGCTACATtacatttgcatcatattaatTGTTCGACTGGCCTAGTTTTTGGTACTTGTAAGTCATAAACAGTGTCTGTACAGGAAAATATATTTATCTTTATCATGTATTCACTTGagcagaagggcgggcctggtgcaagcggtagagtcttaccgcctgtgaccggaaggtcccgggttcgagtcgcggtctcctcgcattgcacaggcgagggtaaggcttgccactgacacccttccccagaccccgcacagagcgggagctctctgcactgggtacgccccatGTATTCATTTGAGCAATCCCATGAATTCAAAAGTGGCAATCGCCTTAATCATTTACTGCAACTTTTGCAGAGTGTTGTAATGATATCATGTGTTTAGTATGATCTCAACTCTGAAGGTAACTAGTTTACTACTAGCAGGTCAGATGAATGGACATTGGAGTTTGTTGATTTCAGCGGGGAGATGAGACGAGATGTGTGGCTCGCCTTCATCAGTGAAATTATTTCAGTTTATAGATTCATTTGTGAATATGGTCCGGGTGGTGATGACCCAGCAATTCACAATGTGTACGGTGCCTACAAAGGGAAGAAAAGAGCTGTTAGCAGTGCTGCAAACAGTATTGCAAGGCTTCAGTCTCTGCAGTTCATACGGAGGTTATATGAAGATCCAGCTAAGCTAGTGCAGTTCTCTTACCTGTCCAATGCACCATTTGGTGATGTTGTTCTTCAGACCCTAGCAGTGAATTTTTGGGGTGGGCCTTTGACTACAAAAGCCAGATCTGCAGACCAGAGTTCAACTCAATGGCATAGATCTTCAGAGGACCCATCTAGCGGCCATGCACATGTTTACGACATAGATGGCAGTGTGTACTTACGCAAGTGGATGACATCCCCCAGCTGGGCATCTAGCCACTCAGCCAATTTTTGGAGAAATTCTTCTGTCAAGCATGGTGTAATATTGAGTAAATCTTTAGTTGTAGCTGATAAAAATCTTGTAGAAAAGGCAATGGTTGATTGTAAAGAGAGGAGCAAAGTAGTTGAAAGGACACAAGCAACAATAGTTGCTGCTACAATCGAAGGTATTCCAAGCAACATTGACCTCTTCAAGGTATTTGGCTTTCACCTAGATGCATGGAGTATATGAACCAAATATATGTTTTTAAAAAGTTCCCTTAACATATCTAACATCTTTGTCGTGTTGCTGTATCAGGAACTTATGCATAACATTTTTTTAACATTTGTCCTTTTTTCCCCTCAAATCAGGAGCTTATGCTTCCTTTTGCAATAGTGGCTGAAAATTTTAAGAAATTGCAACGCTGGGAGAACCCACGATcaaccttttgttttctattattGGTTCATACTGTTATTTTCAGGTGAGTTACTTTACTATGAGTTATTTTTTCCTTGGTCACTCTGATAAGTTGAATATTGATCCATTGTATTAAGTTGCATGCACCGAccagttcaacccaaaagcttaagctgatggggagaggtgggcaattcacttatattccaacactccccctcacgtggaggctccctcaggcctcacgtggaataggagcgagcagcaattatttcatttaattgcgctaaccaggattcgaactcgagacctctggctctgataccatattAAGTTGCATACACCGAccagttcaacccaaaagcttaagctgatggggagaggtgggcaattcacttatattccaacacATTGTGGCTCTTTCAAATATTAATTTAGGACAAGCATGCACTAGCTTTGCTAGTCATTCTAATATTGTCCTAGAATGCATTgaaatcctttttttttttgtctttcttAATGTTCTTATGGTAGATATGTGGAGATGAGTTTTCGTTGGTTAAAAAAGTTTTGAGTGAATCATATATTCGCATATTCTATGTCTGCCCCCCCCCTGATGCTGTCATTTTAAAATTGTACTAGAATGGGGTCGTTCTTTTTACATCTATATGCTTTAACTTACAGGAACATGCTTTCTTATGTATTTCCTTTCACCTTGATGATGATGGCCCTTTCCATGCTTGCTGTGAAAGGGCTGAAAGAACAAGGCCGGTTAGGTAGATCTTTTGGCAAAGTGACAATTAGGGATCAACCTCCTTCAAACACAATTCAGAAGATCCTAGCCCTTAAAGAGGCAATGGCCTCAGTGGAAAATTATCTCCAGAACCTGAATGTCTCCCTGCTGAAAATCCGC
Coding sequences within:
- the LOC136450821 gene encoding uncharacterized protein isoform X4 — its product is MLQLQPPRFLPIPRRRVTGRWRRACPVIAFNSQWKIPDVDTDAVRERVRSWMSLARGAVADAAHAARERGRHKEERDGGKKKQRKEVVVEEQALVAVPEVTVETQVPQGWLSLDAVVSIEQFARLNGLTGRQVQRIFETLAPKHLHNDARSLVEYSCFRYLARDNSDFHPNLKELAFQKLIFVTMLAWEDPYNEDDGPLSSLDNYSVLGRLVGEDAFVRIAPAVAGVADVSTAHYLFRALVGAEKGLSFDLWTTYLAELLKVHHGRQTHQMGDNFLYDEKVLCIGSSKKRPVLKWEENTAWPGSLTLTDKALYFEAIGLSGTKKPMRLDLTNQNSRVEKTKVGPFGSKLFDSAVSVSSGSVRSDEWTLEFVDFSGEMRRDVWLAFISEIISVYRFICEYGPGGDDPAIHNVYGAYKGKKRAVSSAANSIARLQSLQFIRRLYEDPAKLVQFSYLSNAPFGDVVLQTLAVNFWGGPLTTKARSADQSSTQWHRSSEDPSSGHAHVYDIDGSVYLRKWMTSPSWASSHSANFWRNSSVKHGVILSKSLVVADKNLVEKAMVDCKERSKVVERTQATIVAATIEGIPSNIDLFKELMLPFAIVAENFKKLQRWENPRSTFCFLLLVHTVIFRAERTRPVR
- the LOC136450821 gene encoding uncharacterized protein isoform X5, which gives rise to MLQLQPPRFLPIPRRRVTGRWRRACPVIAFNSQWKIPDVDTDAVRERVRSWMSLARGAVADAAHAARERGRHKEERDGGKKKQRKEVVVEEQALVAVPEVTVETQVPQGWLSLDAVVSIEQFARLNGLTGRQVQRIFETLAPKHLHNDARSLVEYSCFRYLARDNSDFHPNLKELAFQKLIFVTMLAWEDPYNEDDGPLSSLDNYSVLGRLVGEDAFVRIAPAVAGVADVSTAHYLFRALVGAEKGLSFDLWTTYLAELLKVHHGRQTHQMGDNFLYDEKVLCIGSSKKRPVLKWEENTAWPGSLTLTDKALYFEAIGLSGTKKPMRLDLTNQNSRVEKTKVGPFGSKLFDSAVSVSSGSVSDEWTLEFVDFSGEMRRDVWLAFISEIISVYRFICEYGPGGDDPAIHNVYGAYKGKKRAVSSAANSIARLQSLQFIRRLYEDPAKLVQFSYLSNAPFGDVVLQTLAVNFWGGPLTTKARSADQSSTQWHRSSEDPSSGHAHVYDIDGSVYLRKWMTSPSWASSHSANFWRNSSVKHGVILSKSLVVADKNLVEKAMVDCKERSKVVERTQATIVAATIEGIPSNIDLFKELMLPFAIVAENFKKLQRWENPRSTFCFLLLVHTVIFRAERTRPVR
- the LOC136450821 gene encoding uncharacterized protein isoform X3 → MLQLQPPRFLPIPRRRVTGRWRRACPVIAFNSQWKIPDVDTDAVRERVRSWMSLARGAVADAAHAARERGRHKEERDGGKKKQRKEVVVEEQALVAVPEVTVETQVPQGWLSLDAVVSIEQFARLNGLTGRQVQRIFETLAPKHLHNDARSLVEYSCFRYLARDNSDFHPNLKELAFQKLIFVTMLAWEDPYNEDDGPLSSLDNYSVLGRLVGEDAFVRIAPAVAGVADVSTAHYLFRALVGAEKGLSFDLWTTYLAELLKVHHGRQTHQMGDNFLYDEKVLCIGSSKKRPVLKWEENTAWPGSLTLTDKALYFEAIGLSGTKKPMRLDLTNQNSRVEKTKVGPFGSKLFDSAVSVSSGSVRSDEWTLEFVDFSGEMRRDVWLAFISEIISVYRFICEYGPGGDDPAIHNVYGAYKGKKRAVSSAANSIARLQSLQFIRRLYEDPAKLVQFSYLSNAPFGDVVLQTLAVNFWGGPLTTKARSADQSSTQWHRSSEDPSSGHAHVYDIDGSVYLRKWMTSPSWASSHSANFWRNSSVKHGVILSKSLVVADKNLVEKAMVDCKERSKVVERTQATIVAATIEGIPSNIDLFKELMLPFAIVAENFKKLQRWENPRSTFCFLLLVHTVIFRNMLSYVFPFTLMMMALSMLAVKGLKEQGRLGRSFGKVTIRDQPPSNTIQKILALKEAMASVENYLQNLNVSLLKIRTILLAGQPEGARIPEGNGESLHELLEGTVGINTCCPCGRVAIRGR
- the LOC136450821 gene encoding uncharacterized protein isoform X1 codes for the protein MLQLQPPRFLPIPRRRVTGRWRRACPVIAFNSQWKIPDVDTDAVRERVRSWMSLARGAVADAAHAARERGRHKEERDGGKKKQRKEVVVEEQALVAVPEVTVETQVPQGWLSLDAVVSIEQFARLNGLTGRQVQRIFETLAPKHLHNDARSLVEYSCFRYLARDNSDFHPNLKELAFQKLIFVTMLAWEDPYNEDDGPLSSLDNYSVLGRLVGEDAFVRIAPAVAGVADVSTAHYLFRALVGAEKGLSFDLWTTYLAELLKVHHGRQTHQMGDNFLYDEKVLCIGSSKKRPVLKWEENTAWPGSLTLTDKALYFEAIGLSGTKKPMRLDLTNQNSRVEKTKVGPFGSKLFDSAVSVSSGSVRSDEWTLEFVDFSGEMRRDVWLAFISEIISVYRFICEYGPGGDDPAIHNVYGAYKGKKRAVSSAANSIARLQSLQFIRRLYEDPAKLVQFSYLSNAPFGDVVLQTLAVNFWGGPLTTKARSADQSSTQWHRSSEDPSSGHAHVYDIDGSVYLRKWMTSPSWASSHSANFWRNSSVKHGVILSKSLVVADKNLVEKAMVDCKERSKVVERTQATIVAATIEGIPSNIDLFKELMLPFAIVAENFKKLQRWENPRSTFCFLLLVHTVIFRNMLSYVFPFTLMMMALSMLAVKGLKEQGRLGRSFGKVTIRDQPPSNTIQKILALKEAMASVENYLQNLNVSLLKIRTILLAGQPEVTTQVALVLLASSAVLLVFPFKYVLAFFTFDLFSRELEFRREMVRAFMNFLKERWESIHAAPVVVLPYEGAESSPKTLPAKASGQSEPQNLQRGSGYVTSKNGISSS
- the LOC136450821 gene encoding uncharacterized protein isoform X2: MLQLQPPRFLPIPRRRVTGRWRRACPVIAFNSQWKIPDVDTDAVRERVRSWMSLARGAVADAAHAARERGRHKEERDGGKKKQRKEVVVEEQALVAVPEVTVETQVPQGWLSLDAVVSIEQFARLNGLTGRQVQRIFETLAPKHLHNDARSLVEYSCFRYLARDNSDFHPNLKELAFQKLIFVTMLAWEDPYNEDDGPLSSLDNYSVLGRLVGEDAFVRIAPAVAGVADVSTAHYLFRALVGAEKGLSFDLWTTYLAELLKVHHGRQTHQMGDNFLYDEKVLCIGSSKKRPVLKWEENTAWPGSLTLTDKALYFEAIGLSGTKKPMRLDLTNQNSRVEKTKVGPFGSKLFDSAVSVSSGSVSDEWTLEFVDFSGEMRRDVWLAFISEIISVYRFICEYGPGGDDPAIHNVYGAYKGKKRAVSSAANSIARLQSLQFIRRLYEDPAKLVQFSYLSNAPFGDVVLQTLAVNFWGGPLTTKARSADQSSTQWHRSSEDPSSGHAHVYDIDGSVYLRKWMTSPSWASSHSANFWRNSSVKHGVILSKSLVVADKNLVEKAMVDCKERSKVVERTQATIVAATIEGIPSNIDLFKELMLPFAIVAENFKKLQRWENPRSTFCFLLLVHTVIFRNMLSYVFPFTLMMMALSMLAVKGLKEQGRLGRSFGKVTIRDQPPSNTIQKILALKEAMASVENYLQNLNVSLLKIRTILLAGQPEVTTQVALVLLASSAVLLVFPFKYVLAFFTFDLFSRELEFRREMVRAFMNFLKERWESIHAAPVVVLPYEGAESSPKTLPAKASGQSEPQNLQRGSGYVTSKNGISSS